A region from the Riemerella anatipestifer genome encodes:
- the atpD gene encoding F0F1 ATP synthase subunit beta has protein sequence MANQIKGKISQIIGPVIDVVFSEVEELPKIYDALEITKKNGEKLVLEVEQHIGEDTVRCIAMDATDGLQRGQEVVGQGRQITMPIGDEVNGRLFNVVGDAIDGLQDLSKEGGLPIHREAPKFDQLSTSAEVLYTGIKVIDLIEPYAKGGKIGLFGGAGVGKTVLIQELINNIAKGHGGLSVFAGVGERTREGNDLLREMLESGIIKYGDDFMHSMEEGGWDLSKVDTELMKESKAAFVFGQMNEPPGARARVALSGLTLAEYYRDGGETGQGRDVLFFVDNIFRFTQAGSEVSALLGRMPSAVGYQPTLASEMGAMQERITSTKNGSITSVQAVYVPADDLTDPAPATTFAHLDATTVLSRKIASLGIYPAVDPLDSTSRILAPEIIGEEHYNCAQRVKEILQRYKALQDIIAILGMEELSEEDKLVVYRARKVQRFLSQPFHVAEQFTGIPGALVDIKDTIKGFNMIIDGELDHLPEAAFNLKGTIEEAIEAGEKMLAENK, from the coding sequence TAGATGTCGTTTTTAGCGAAGTAGAAGAGCTTCCAAAGATCTATGATGCACTGGAAATTACTAAAAAAAATGGTGAAAAGCTTGTGCTTGAAGTAGAGCAACATATTGGTGAGGATACAGTAAGATGTATCGCTATGGACGCTACAGATGGTCTTCAAAGAGGGCAGGAAGTAGTAGGACAAGGTCGCCAAATTACAATGCCTATAGGTGATGAAGTTAACGGAAGACTATTTAATGTAGTGGGTGATGCTATCGATGGATTACAGGATTTATCTAAAGAAGGCGGTTTGCCAATCCACAGAGAAGCACCTAAGTTTGACCAACTTTCTACTTCAGCAGAGGTACTTTATACAGGTATTAAAGTAATTGACCTTATTGAGCCTTATGCAAAAGGAGGTAAAATTGGTTTATTTGGAGGTGCGGGAGTAGGTAAAACAGTACTTATTCAAGAGCTTATCAATAACATTGCAAAAGGACACGGTGGTCTATCTGTGTTTGCAGGAGTAGGTGAAAGAACCCGTGAGGGTAACGACCTTCTTAGAGAGATGTTAGAGTCTGGTATTATTAAATACGGAGATGACTTTATGCACTCTATGGAAGAAGGAGGTTGGGATCTTTCTAAAGTAGATACCGAACTAATGAAGGAGTCTAAAGCTGCTTTCGTTTTTGGACAGATGAATGAGCCACCAGGTGCGAGAGCAAGAGTAGCACTTTCTGGTCTTACTTTAGCAGAGTACTACCGTGACGGTGGAGAAACAGGACAAGGTAGAGATGTACTTTTCTTCGTGGATAACATTTTCCGTTTTACGCAGGCTGGTTCAGAGGTGTCTGCACTTCTTGGGCGTATGCCTTCTGCGGTAGGTTATCAACCAACACTAGCATCTGAGATGGGTGCAATGCAGGAGAGAATTACTTCTACTAAAAATGGATCTATTACTTCAGTACAGGCGGTATATGTTCCTGCGGACGACTTAACCGACCCAGCTCCAGCAACTACCTTTGCTCACTTAGATGCGACTACGGTACTTTCTAGAAAAATTGCTTCTTTAGGTATTTATCCAGCGGTAGATCCACTAGATTCAACTTCTAGAATATTAGCTCCAGAAATTATTGGAGAGGAGCATTACAACTGTGCTCAGAGAGTAAAAGAAATTTTACAAAGATATAAAGCACTACAAGATATCATTGCTATCCTTGGTATGGAAGAACTTTCTGAAGAGGATAAATTGGTGGTTTATCGTGCAAGAAAGGTACAGAGATTCTTATCTCAGCCATTCCATGTAGCGGAACAATTTACAGGTATTCCTGGAGCATTGGTAGATATTAAAGATACTATCAAAGGATTTAATATGATTATTGATGGTGAACTAGACCATTTACCAGAAGCAGCATTTAACCTTAAAGGTACTATAGAGGAAGCTATAGAGGCTGGAGA